A single window of Actinomycetota bacterium DNA harbors:
- a CDS encoding alpha/beta fold hydrolase produces MQADPQHALAQRQRARRTQRRRLLEVRGLVGGHRSPHRDIRLTAADGTRLVASFLPGPSRDAPAVVIAHGFAAHRRKPAYALLGDVLAGTMSVLALDLRGHGGSGGWCTLGGDERLDVAAALRVLRDAGHRRVVAVGLSMGGTAVLHALAHGAPADAAVVISTPSVVGIVETRALAGLDDVWRTTWKRVGLRLLTGVRLAAPRAFDALPDPRELAAKVDLPLLVVHGEDDHFFPFRHGAELHAAARGPATLWREPPAFGHAEDGITPAFAVALGQAVHAALSTGRFPDRGQARSVW; encoded by the coding sequence GTGCAGGCCGACCCGCAGCACGCTCTGGCCCAGAGGCAACGCGCGAGACGCACGCAGCGACGTCGCCTGCTGGAGGTCCGAGGCCTGGTGGGCGGGCACCGCTCCCCGCACCGTGACATCCGTCTGACGGCGGCGGACGGCACCCGGTTGGTCGCTTCGTTCCTACCGGGGCCGTCCCGCGACGCGCCGGCGGTCGTGATCGCCCACGGGTTCGCCGCGCACCGACGCAAGCCGGCGTACGCCCTCCTCGGCGACGTGCTCGCCGGGACGATGTCCGTCCTCGCGCTCGACCTGCGGGGTCACGGCGGCTCCGGCGGCTGGTGCACGCTCGGTGGCGACGAGCGGCTCGACGTCGCCGCAGCCCTCCGCGTCCTCCGTGACGCCGGCCACCGCCGGGTCGTCGCGGTGGGCCTGTCGATGGGTGGGACCGCCGTGCTGCACGCCCTGGCGCATGGTGCACCCGCCGACGCCGCTGTGGTGATCTCGACGCCGTCGGTGGTCGGCATCGTGGAGACCCGGGCCCTGGCCGGCCTCGACGACGTGTGGCGAACCACCTGGAAGCGGGTCGGCTTGCGGCTGCTGACCGGGGTGCGCCTGGCGGCGCCCCGAGCGTTCGACGCGCTCCCGGACCCACGCGAGCTGGCGGCCAAGGTCGATCTGCCGCTGCTGGTCGTCCACGGCGAGGACGACCACTTCTTCCCGTTCCGCCACGGGGCGGAGCTCCACGCCGCAGCGAGGGGACCAGCGACGCTGTGGCGTGAGCCCCCCGCGTTCGGACACGCCGAGGACGGCATCACCCCGGCGTTCGCGGTGGCGCTGGGCCAGGCGGTCCACGCCGCGCTCTCGACCGGTCGGTTCCCCGACCGTGGTCAGGCGCGCAGCGTCTGGTGA
- a CDS encoding DUF2267 domain-containing protein — MKHDEFIGYVQARARLDSRGAAEQATRATLETLATRLGGGLPSNIAAQLPPELGLHLERSEDETDRFGITEFYERVAQAESAGTDLPQGAFHARAVVSVLRDAVTQGTVDNLRDALPAEFSELFTWEGGQAGA, encoded by the coding sequence GTGAAGCACGACGAGTTCATCGGCTACGTCCAGGCACGTGCCCGGCTCGACTCGCGCGGCGCCGCGGAGCAGGCCACGCGGGCGACGCTGGAGACGTTGGCGACCCGGCTCGGTGGCGGCCTGCCCAGCAACATCGCGGCCCAGCTCCCACCCGAGCTCGGACTGCACCTGGAGCGCAGCGAGGACGAGACGGACCGGTTCGGGATCACGGAGTTCTACGAACGGGTCGCACAGGCCGAGTCCGCTGGCACCGACCTGCCGCAGGGGGCCTTCCACGCTCGCGCGGTTGTCTCGGTGCTCCGCGACGCCGTCACCCAGGGGACGGTCGACAACCTCCGCGACGCGCTGCCGGCGGAGTTCTCCGAGCTGTTCACGTGGGAAGGCGGCCAGGCGGGCGCCTGA